One genomic window of Micromonospora sp. WMMD1128 includes the following:
- the sigJ gene encoding RNA polymerase sigma factor SigJ → MDELAGEFEAERGHLLAVAQRMLGSRSEAEDAVQETWLRYSGALADPAARARIRDLRGWLTTTCSRLCLDVLRSARVRREAYPGQWLPEPVVTGLPAADGFAPDPAERAVRADQLGTALLVVLERLTPEQRVAFVLHDVFAVPFGDVAEVLAVTPEAARQLASRARRAVHGPDAPRHTADLAEQRRVLTAFVAAVESGELDQLVRVLAPNVVSIGDAGGHFPAARRPVVGAEAAGRLLLGLFDQARRRGGLRARPVLVDGVLGWQAELAWPDGRTMRMVTSFAVHEGRITGVFNQLNPEKVGELPPLGPESGWPPRW, encoded by the coding sequence GTGGATGAGCTGGCGGGGGAGTTCGAGGCGGAACGGGGGCATCTCCTGGCGGTCGCGCAGCGGATGCTCGGCAGCCGCAGCGAGGCCGAGGACGCCGTGCAGGAGACCTGGCTGCGATACTCCGGCGCGCTCGCCGACCCGGCCGCCCGCGCCCGCATCCGGGACCTGCGCGGCTGGCTGACCACCACCTGCTCGCGGCTCTGCCTGGACGTGCTCCGGTCGGCGCGGGTGCGCCGCGAGGCGTACCCGGGTCAGTGGTTGCCGGAGCCGGTGGTGACCGGCCTGCCGGCGGCGGACGGGTTCGCGCCGGACCCGGCCGAGCGGGCGGTCCGGGCCGACCAGCTCGGCACGGCCCTGCTCGTGGTCCTGGAGCGGCTGACGCCGGAGCAGCGGGTGGCGTTCGTGCTGCACGACGTGTTCGCGGTGCCGTTCGGTGACGTCGCCGAGGTGCTCGCCGTGACGCCGGAGGCGGCCCGGCAGCTCGCCTCCCGGGCCCGGCGGGCGGTGCACGGGCCGGACGCGCCACGGCACACCGCCGACCTGGCCGAGCAGCGGCGCGTGCTGACCGCGTTCGTGGCCGCGGTGGAGTCCGGCGAGCTGGATCAACTGGTCCGGGTGCTCGCGCCGAACGTGGTGTCGATCGGCGACGCCGGCGGCCACTTCCCGGCGGCCCGCCGGCCGGTGGTCGGCGCCGAGGCGGCCGGCCGCCTGCTCCTCGGCCTGTTCGACCAGGCCCGGCGGCGGGGCGGGTTGCGGGCCCGGCCGGTGCTCGTCGACGGCGTGCTCGGCTGGCAGGCGGAACTCGCCTGGCCCGACGGGCGGACGATGCGGATGGTCACCTCGTTCGCCGTGCACGAGGGGCGGATCACCGGCGTGTTCAACCAGCTCAACCCGGAGAAGGTGGGCGAGCTGCCGCCGCTGGGCCCGGAGTCCGGCTGGCCGCCGCGCTGGTGA
- a CDS encoding PPK2 family polyphosphate kinase — protein MSGVVRPEDGSMRELLRVGPGTVDLGAVDPRSMPGLPKAAGRGSARKEWARDQVKLIGAELGRQQEMLYAAAQVAAGPGGATSAPAQAGARLAGGRPRRVLLVLQAMDCGGKDGAVKRVAGAMNPLGLHIRSFGPPTKEELRHDFLWRIRRALPPPGYVGVFNRSHYEDVLIARVEGLVDEATWRSRYEIINDFERELAERAVTVVKVMLHISYDEQGERLMERLTDPTKHWKYNPSDLDTRARWDEYQAAYAEALERCGTEATPWFVVPADRKWYRDWALAHLLKETFDDLDLGYPAADFDVERERDRLRDQGAKRSGEQQVNER, from the coding sequence ATGAGTGGCGTGGTGCGGCCCGAGGACGGGTCGATGCGGGAGTTGCTGCGGGTGGGGCCGGGGACGGTGGACCTCGGGGCGGTGGATCCGCGTTCGATGCCGGGGCTGCCGAAGGCGGCCGGACGCGGGTCGGCCCGCAAGGAATGGGCCCGCGACCAGGTCAAGCTGATCGGTGCGGAGCTGGGCCGGCAGCAGGAGATGCTGTACGCCGCCGCGCAGGTCGCCGCCGGGCCGGGCGGCGCCACCAGCGCGCCCGCGCAGGCCGGCGCGCGGCTGGCCGGCGGGCGGCCACGCCGGGTGCTGCTGGTCCTCCAGGCCATGGACTGCGGCGGCAAGGACGGCGCGGTCAAGCGGGTGGCCGGCGCGATGAACCCGCTCGGCCTGCACATCCGTTCCTTCGGCCCGCCGACCAAGGAGGAGCTGCGGCACGACTTCCTGTGGCGGATCCGGCGCGCGCTGCCGCCACCCGGGTACGTGGGCGTGTTCAACCGCTCGCACTACGAGGACGTGCTGATCGCCCGCGTGGAGGGGCTGGTCGACGAGGCGACCTGGCGGTCCCGCTACGAGATCATCAACGACTTCGAGCGGGAGTTGGCCGAGCGGGCGGTCACCGTGGTCAAGGTCATGCTGCACATCTCGTACGACGAGCAGGGCGAGCGGCTGATGGAACGGCTCACCGACCCGACGAAACACTGGAAATACAACCCGAGCGATCTGGACACCCGGGCCCGGTGGGACGAATACCAGGCCGCGTACGCCGAGGCGCTGGAGCGGTGCGGCACGGAGGCCACCCCCTGGTTCGTGGTGCCGGCGGACCGCAAGTGGTACCGCGACTGGGCGCTCGCCCACCTGCTGAAGGAGACGTTCGACGACCTGGATCTGGGGTATCCGGCTGCCGATTTCGACGTGGAACGGGAGCGTGACCGGTTACGCGACCAGGGCGCGAAGCGCTCAGGTGAACAGCAGGTGAACGAGCGGTGA
- a CDS encoding DUF47 family protein, whose amino-acid sequence MKFSFRPTEGAFYELFTRAAQNLVKGTDLLNELGLPGADVQSISERLTEVEHDSDQITHDLYKKINSTFITPFDREDIYRLGSLLDDVMDHLEAVGNLLYLYGLTKLPSLPRELHELVNVLDQQAKLTAEAMPRLKSMKDLEDYWIECNRLENDGDQAYRMLLVRLFSGEYDALTVLKMKEVADELEAACDAFEHVANTVETIAVKES is encoded by the coding sequence GTGAAGTTTTCCTTCCGTCCCACCGAGGGCGCCTTCTACGAGCTCTTCACCAGGGCCGCGCAGAACCTGGTGAAGGGGACCGACCTGCTCAACGAGCTGGGCCTGCCCGGTGCCGACGTGCAGTCGATCAGCGAGCGGCTGACCGAGGTCGAGCACGACAGCGACCAGATCACCCACGACCTCTACAAGAAGATCAACTCCACCTTCATCACGCCGTTCGACCGGGAGGACATCTACCGGCTGGGCTCGCTGCTCGACGACGTGATGGACCACCTGGAGGCGGTCGGCAACCTGCTCTACCTGTACGGCCTGACCAAGCTCCCGTCGCTCCCGCGCGAGCTGCACGAGCTGGTCAACGTGCTCGACCAGCAGGCCAAGCTCACCGCCGAGGCGATGCCCCGGCTGAAGTCGATGAAGGATCTTGAGGACTACTGGATCGAGTGCAACCGGCTCGAGAACGACGGCGACCAGGCGTACCGGATGCTGCTCGTCCGCCTCTTCTCCGGTGAGTACGACGCGCTCACCGTGCTGAAGATGAAGGAGGTGGCCGACGAGTTGGAGGCCGCCTGCGACGCCTTCGAGCACGTCGCCAACACAGTCGAGACCATCGCGGTCAAGGAGTCCTGA
- a CDS encoding inorganic phosphate transporter — MSPELIAVLAVIAVAMAFDYTNGFHDAANAIATSISTRALTPRIALGLAAVGNFVGAHFGAGVAKTVGDGLVTLPTGVQSLGVVFAGVLGAIAWNLITWYFGLPSSSSHALFGGLVGATLFAADGVVQWGNIVEKVILPMVLSPVVGLILGFLVMLAIMWLFRKGQPGKLSRGFRLAQTVSAAAMSVGHGMQDAAKTMGIIVLALYTGGFQESKTHIPGWVFWTSATMLALGTYAGGWRIIRTLGRKIIDLGPAEGFAAETVASAVLYFNALVLKAPISTTHTITSAIMGVGATKRLSAVRWNVAGNIVIAWIITFPAAAAIACLAYLLVRPLF, encoded by the coding sequence GTGAGCCCCGAACTCATCGCCGTGCTGGCGGTGATCGCGGTCGCCATGGCGTTCGACTACACGAACGGCTTCCATGACGCGGCCAACGCGATCGCCACGAGCATCTCGACCCGGGCGCTGACGCCCCGCATCGCGCTCGGCCTGGCCGCCGTCGGCAACTTCGTCGGCGCGCACTTCGGCGCCGGGGTCGCCAAGACGGTCGGCGACGGCCTGGTCACGCTCCCGACCGGAGTGCAGAGCCTCGGCGTGGTCTTCGCCGGCGTGCTCGGCGCGATCGCCTGGAACCTGATCACCTGGTACTTCGGCCTGCCGTCCTCCTCCTCGCACGCCCTCTTCGGCGGCCTGGTCGGCGCGACCCTGTTCGCCGCCGACGGCGTCGTGCAGTGGGGCAACATCGTGGAGAAGGTCATCCTCCCGATGGTGCTCTCGCCGGTGGTCGGCCTGATCCTCGGCTTCCTGGTGATGCTGGCGATCATGTGGCTGTTCCGGAAGGGGCAGCCGGGCAAGCTCAGCCGCGGCTTCCGCCTGGCGCAGACCGTGTCCGCCGCCGCCATGTCCGTCGGCCACGGCATGCAGGACGCCGCCAAGACCATGGGCATCATCGTGCTGGCGCTCTACACCGGCGGCTTCCAGGAGAGCAAGACGCACATCCCGGGCTGGGTGTTCTGGACCTCCGCGACGATGCTGGCGCTCGGCACGTACGCGGGCGGCTGGCGGATCATCCGGACCCTGGGTCGGAAGATCATCGACCTCGGCCCGGCGGAGGGCTTCGCGGCCGAGACCGTGGCCAGCGCCGTGCTCTACTTCAACGCGCTGGTGCTGAAGGCACCGATCTCCACCACGCACACGATCACCTCGGCGATCATGGGTGTGGGCGCGACCAAGCGCCTCTCCGCGGTCCGCTGGAACGTGGCCGGCAACATCGTGATCGCCTGGATCATCACGTTCCCCGCGGCGGCGGCCATCGCCTGCCTCGCCTACCTCCTCGTCCGCCCCCTGTTCTGA
- a CDS encoding Gfo/Idh/MocA family oxidoreductase: protein MTRWGILATGHIAAAFAADLRLVPDAELVAVGSRTRESAEAFARQHDVPRAYASWAELAADPDLDAIYVATPHAAHHEAAMACLAGGKAVLVEKPCTLDLPTTTDLVETARARGLFLMEAMWMRTNPLILRVLELISDGAIGAVTHVRADFGAVGPFPPEHRMRNPALGGGALLDLGVYPLSLAHLVLGAPQHVRAWAKLSPEAVDENTGMVLGWDSGAVATLSCGMVGPTAITASITGTTGRIDLPELFFRPGSAVLHRAGAEPETIPADMTGGGYQYEAIEVQRCLAAGLTESPLVPHAATLEVMTLIDDIKAQIGVSYV from the coding sequence ATGACGCGTTGGGGAATTCTGGCCACCGGACACATCGCCGCCGCCTTCGCCGCCGACCTGCGGCTGGTGCCGGACGCCGAGCTGGTGGCGGTCGGGTCGCGTACCCGGGAGAGCGCCGAGGCGTTCGCGCGGCAGCACGACGTGCCGCGGGCGTACGCCTCCTGGGCCGAACTGGCCGCGGACCCGGACCTGGACGCGATCTACGTGGCCACGCCGCACGCCGCGCACCACGAGGCGGCGATGGCCTGCCTGGCCGGCGGCAAGGCCGTGCTCGTGGAAAAGCCGTGCACGCTCGACCTGCCGACCACCACCGACCTGGTGGAAACGGCGCGGGCCCGCGGGCTCTTCCTCATGGAGGCCATGTGGATGCGGACGAACCCGCTGATCCTGCGGGTGCTGGAGCTGATCTCCGACGGCGCGATCGGTGCGGTCACCCATGTCCGGGCGGACTTCGGGGCGGTCGGGCCGTTCCCGCCCGAGCACCGGATGCGCAATCCTGCGCTCGGCGGCGGCGCGCTGCTCGACCTCGGGGTCTACCCGTTGAGCCTGGCCCACCTGGTGCTCGGCGCGCCGCAGCACGTGCGGGCGTGGGCGAAGCTGAGCCCGGAGGCGGTGGACGAGAACACCGGCATGGTCCTGGGCTGGGACTCCGGCGCGGTGGCGACGCTCAGTTGCGGCATGGTCGGCCCCACCGCGATCACCGCGTCGATCACCGGCACCACCGGCCGGATCGACCTGCCGGAGCTGTTCTTCCGGCCCGGGTCGGCGGTGCTGCACCGGGCCGGCGCCGAGCCGGAGACGATCCCGGCGGACATGACCGGGGGCGGCTACCAGTACGAGGCGATCGAGGTGCAGCGTTGCCTGGCGGCGGGGCTGACCGAGAGCCCGCTGGTGCCGCACGCCGCCACGCTTGAGGTGATGACCTTGATCGACGACATCAAGGCCCAGATCGGCGTCTCCTACGTGTAA
- a CDS encoding DUF397 domain-containing protein produces the protein MDLTGAKWRKASRSSTNGGACVEVADNLAGVVGVRDSKDPTGPALAFPTASWRAFVADVAGRA, from the coding sequence ATGGACCTGACCGGCGCGAAGTGGCGCAAGGCGTCACGTTCCTCGACCAACGGTGGGGCCTGCGTCGAGGTGGCCGACAACCTTGCCGGCGTCGTCGGCGTACGCGATTCGAAGGACCCGACCGGGCCGGCGCTTGCCTTCCCGACGGCGTCGTGGCGCGCGTTCGTCGCGGACGTCGCCGGCCGGGCCTGA
- a CDS encoding DUF397 domain-containing protein: MDLNDATWRKSRRSGSSGGNCVEVADGLGDVVAVRDSKDRVGPALLFTPAAWRAFVADVAAQH, encoded by the coding sequence ATGGATCTCAATGACGCCACCTGGCGGAAGTCCCGGCGCAGCGGATCGAGCGGCGGGAACTGTGTGGAGGTTGCCGACGGTCTGGGAGATGTCGTCGCCGTCCGGGACTCCAAGGATCGGGTCGGGCCGGCGCTGCTCTTCACGCCGGCCGCCTGGCGTGCGTTCGTCGCTGATGTCGCCGCTCAGCACTAG
- a CDS encoding helix-turn-helix transcriptional regulator, whose product MSGVPSPLADFIVSEIRRARGSSGMTQETFGRSAGFSASHVSAVESGSRALTMDFVKGTDRALRNGGFFERLVAKLGAPSWFLPWLDAERGARQLRLFEPLLIPGLLQTENYARVVMRLNDLMSTEEVDQRVSGRMSRHRILTSETPPQVVVVLDESALHRAGEEFSVVIAEQVAHLIVVAELPHVHIHVIPATAGPHIGLSGPFALARGKDGRWVGHLENQLGGIVVDGQDELHILEARWENVRTEALPRRQSLDLLKEVQNHHGSQ is encoded by the coding sequence ATGAGTGGCGTGCCAAGTCCTCTCGCCGACTTCATCGTGAGCGAGATCCGCCGAGCCCGAGGCAGTTCAGGCATGACCCAGGAGACCTTCGGGCGCTCGGCGGGGTTCAGCGCCTCGCATGTGAGCGCGGTCGAGAGCGGCTCACGGGCCCTCACCATGGACTTCGTCAAGGGCACTGACCGGGCACTCCGCAACGGAGGATTCTTCGAGCGGCTGGTGGCGAAGCTGGGCGCGCCGTCGTGGTTCCTGCCCTGGCTCGACGCCGAGCGCGGCGCTCGGCAGCTCCGTCTCTTCGAGCCGTTGCTGATCCCGGGTCTGCTTCAGACGGAGAACTACGCCCGCGTGGTGATGCGACTCAACGACCTCATGTCGACCGAGGAGGTCGACCAACGGGTGAGTGGACGCATGAGCCGCCATCGGATCCTGACCAGCGAGACTCCACCGCAGGTCGTGGTGGTGCTCGATGAGTCCGCGCTGCACCGTGCCGGGGAGGAGTTTTCGGTCGTCATCGCGGAGCAGGTGGCTCACCTGATCGTCGTGGCCGAACTTCCGCACGTGCACATACACGTGATCCCGGCGACGGCCGGCCCCCATATCGGTCTGTCCGGTCCCTTCGCACTGGCTCGCGGTAAGGACGGCCGCTGGGTCGGGCACCTGGAAAATCAACTGGGGGGCATCGTCGTCGACGGTCAGGATGAACTTCATATCCTTGAGGCACGATGGGAGAACGTCCGCACCGAAGCCCTCCCGCGTCGGCAGTCCCTCGACCTGTTGAAGGAAGTGCAGAACCATCATGGATCTCAATGA
- a CDS encoding flavin reductase gives MSRPHVAGRPTWRCDACDRPWPCEAARRALLAEYRDDRAALAIYLATLLVEATGHLTDAARWDRFLGWIRPGPATRQGTRLGP, from the coding sequence GTGAGCCGGCCGCACGTCGCCGGGCGTCCCACCTGGCGCTGCGACGCCTGCGACCGTCCGTGGCCCTGCGAGGCCGCCCGCCGGGCGCTGCTTGCCGAGTATCGCGACGACCGGGCGGCGCTCGCGATCTACCTGGCCACCCTCCTGGTGGAGGCCACCGGGCACCTCACCGACGCGGCCCGTTGGGACCGGTTCCTCGGTTGGATCCGGCCCGGACCTGCGACTCGCCAGGGAACTAGGCTCGGGCCATGA
- a CDS encoding NUDIX domain-containing protein: protein MTIDGFAAPPALVEHARRFHAEGGVPAVPRVAATVLLLRPAGDDFEVYLIRRVAAMTFGGMYAFPGGGVDRSDSEAHLDWAGPEPAAWGERFRLDPADAQAVVCAAAREVFEEAGVLLAGPHPGAVVGDVSGDDWEAARQDLVGRRTGFADLLAGRGLTLRSDLLLPWTRWITPEFEPRRFDTYFFVALLPEGQRTRDVSGEADLTLWLRPADALARARAGELTMLPPTMVTLAEVAAAGDLAAVARAAADRDPGTPIVPRIEGLDGASPRFVLR, encoded by the coding sequence ATGACGATCGACGGCTTCGCCGCGCCCCCCGCCCTGGTGGAGCACGCCCGCCGGTTCCACGCCGAGGGCGGCGTGCCCGCGGTGCCCCGGGTCGCCGCCACCGTGCTGCTGCTCCGCCCGGCCGGCGACGACTTCGAGGTCTATCTGATCCGGCGGGTGGCGGCGATGACGTTCGGCGGCATGTACGCCTTCCCCGGCGGCGGGGTGGACCGGTCCGACTCGGAGGCGCACCTCGACTGGGCCGGGCCGGAGCCGGCGGCCTGGGGTGAGCGGTTCCGGCTCGACCCGGCGGACGCGCAGGCGGTGGTCTGCGCTGCCGCGCGCGAGGTCTTCGAGGAGGCGGGCGTGCTGCTGGCCGGCCCGCACCCCGGGGCGGTGGTCGGCGACGTGAGCGGCGACGACTGGGAGGCTGCCCGGCAGGACCTGGTCGGCCGGCGTACCGGCTTCGCCGACCTGCTGGCCGGGCGCGGGTTGACGCTCCGGTCCGACCTGCTGCTGCCCTGGACGCGGTGGATCACGCCGGAGTTCGAGCCGCGCCGCTTCGACACGTACTTCTTCGTCGCCCTGCTGCCCGAGGGGCAGCGGACCCGCGACGTCTCCGGCGAGGCCGACCTCACGCTGTGGCTGCGCCCGGCGGACGCGCTGGCCCGGGCGAGGGCGGGGGAGTTGACCATGCTGCCGCCCACCATGGTCACGCTCGCCGAGGTCGCCGCCGCCGGTGACCTCGCGGCCGTGGCCCGCGCGGCGGCGGACCGAGACCCGGGTACGCCGATCGTGCCCCGCATCGAGGGCCTGGACGGAGCCTCGCCGCGCTTCGTGCTCCGCTGA
- the pstB gene encoding phosphate ABC transporter ATP-binding protein PstB, producing the protein MAKRVEAANVTAYYGGFKAIENINLTVEPKTVTALIGPSGCGKSTFLRSINRMHEVLPGARVEGNLTIDGQDIYDRDVDVTAVRRMIGMVFQRPNPFPTMSIFDNVVAGLRLNGVRRKSILEEAAEKALRSANLWDEVKDRLAKPGAGLSGGQQQRLCIARTIAVEPQVVLMDEPCSALDPISTLAIEDLMFQLKDKFTIIIVTHNMQQAARVSDRTAFFSIEKTGDPGRLIEYDNTQKIFSNPTQKKTEDYITGRFG; encoded by the coding sequence ATGGCCAAGCGCGTCGAAGCCGCCAACGTCACCGCCTACTACGGCGGTTTCAAGGCGATTGAGAACATCAACCTGACCGTCGAGCCGAAGACGGTGACCGCCCTGATCGGCCCGTCCGGCTGCGGCAAGTCGACCTTCCTGCGGTCGATCAACCGGATGCACGAGGTGCTGCCCGGCGCCCGGGTCGAGGGCAACCTCACCATCGACGGGCAGGACATCTACGACCGCGACGTGGACGTCACCGCGGTCCGCCGGATGATCGGCATGGTCTTCCAGCGGCCGAACCCGTTTCCCACCATGAGCATCTTCGACAACGTGGTGGCCGGGCTGCGGCTCAACGGCGTCCGGCGCAAGTCGATCCTGGAGGAGGCGGCCGAGAAGGCGCTGCGCTCGGCGAACCTCTGGGACGAGGTGAAGGACCGGCTCGCCAAGCCCGGCGCCGGGCTCTCCGGCGGTCAGCAGCAGCGGCTCTGCATCGCCCGCACCATCGCGGTCGAGCCGCAGGTGGTGCTGATGGACGAGCCGTGCTCGGCGCTGGACCCGATCTCCACGCTGGCCATCGAGGACCTGATGTTCCAGCTCAAGGACAAGTTCACCATCATCATCGTCACGCACAACATGCAGCAGGCCGCGCGGGTGTCCGACCGCACCGCGTTCTTCTCGATCGAGAAGACCGGCGACCCGGGCCGCCTGATCGAGTACGACAACACCCAGAAGATCTTCAGCAACCCCACCCAGAAGAAGACCGAGGACTACATCACCGGCCGCTTCGGCTGA